A genomic stretch from Kribbella amoyensis includes:
- a CDS encoding RtcB family protein, whose amino-acid sequence MNVQYPVALSGAKSSTLMWSQEHEVGAQALQQLRNIAALPWVHGVRVMPDVHLGKGATVGSVIAMKQAVSPAAVGVDIGCGMEGVLTSLTAADLPEDLSAIRSRIEAAVPVGFRAHEYPVSIRRLGLDPRAWDRLWGAFTSLHDGVQDREKKAHQQMGSLGGGNHFIEVCLDDEDRVWLMLHSGSRNIGKELAERHMRIARDLPHNADLPDRDLAVFLAGTPQMDAYRRDLGWAQEYASRNRAVMLALVMQAVRESFEHEITFERPISCHHNYVAEETIDGHDLLVTRKGAIRAGSGDLGLIPGSMGTGSYVVRGLGSERSFYSASHGAGRRMSRNEAKRRYTVDDLVAQTAGVESRKDAGVLDEIPAAYKDIESVIAAQSDLVEVVAHLKQIICVKG is encoded by the coding sequence ATGAACGTTCAGTACCCGGTCGCGCTGAGTGGGGCGAAGAGCTCCACTCTGATGTGGTCGCAGGAGCACGAGGTTGGTGCGCAGGCGCTGCAGCAGCTCCGGAACATCGCCGCGCTGCCGTGGGTGCACGGCGTCCGCGTGATGCCGGACGTGCACCTGGGCAAGGGCGCGACCGTAGGGTCCGTGATCGCGATGAAGCAGGCGGTGTCGCCGGCCGCGGTCGGGGTCGACATCGGGTGTGGCATGGAAGGCGTCCTGACGTCGCTGACCGCGGCGGACCTGCCGGAGGACCTGTCGGCGATCCGCTCCCGGATCGAGGCGGCGGTACCGGTCGGCTTCCGGGCGCACGAGTACCCGGTGAGCATCCGGCGGCTCGGGCTCGACCCGCGGGCGTGGGACCGGCTGTGGGGTGCGTTCACGAGCCTGCACGACGGCGTGCAGGACCGAGAGAAGAAGGCGCATCAGCAGATGGGGTCGCTCGGCGGCGGCAATCACTTCATCGAGGTCTGCCTGGACGACGAGGACCGGGTCTGGCTGATGCTGCACTCGGGCAGCCGGAACATCGGCAAGGAGCTCGCGGAGCGGCACATGCGGATCGCGCGGGACCTCCCGCACAACGCGGACCTGCCGGACCGTGACCTCGCCGTCTTCCTCGCGGGGACGCCACAGATGGACGCGTACCGTCGCGACCTCGGCTGGGCGCAGGAGTACGCCTCGCGGAACCGCGCGGTGATGCTCGCCCTGGTGATGCAGGCGGTGCGGGAGTCGTTCGAGCACGAGATCACGTTCGAGCGGCCGATCTCCTGCCACCACAACTACGTGGCGGAGGAGACCATCGACGGCCACGACCTGCTCGTCACCCGCAAGGGCGCGATCCGGGCGGGGTCCGGCGACCTGGGCCTGATCCCGGGGTCGATGGGCACCGGCTCGTACGTCGTCCGCGGGCTCGGCTCGGAGCGCTCGTTCTACTCGGCCTCGCACGGGGCAGGCCGGCGGATGAGCCGCAACGAGGCGAAGCGGCGGTACACCGTGGACGACCTGGTCGCGCAGACGGCCGGGGTCGAGTCGCGGAAGGACGCCGGTGTGCTGGACGAGATCCCGGCGGCGTACAAGGACATCGAGTCCGTCATCGCGGCGCAGTCCGACCTCGTCGAGGTCGTCGCCCACCTGAAGCAGATCATCTGCGTCAAGGGCTGA
- a CDS encoding SDR family oxidoreductase: MTVLVLGSTGSTGRRVTRQLRDRGLTVRAASRHGDVAFDWTRPESWAAAVEGVSAIYVMAPDGVPVKPAFLDQAVAAGVERLVLLSTMHPEEIGDHRLVAAESAVRAAGTSWTVVRAHWFDQNFDEGFFQPAIQAGELVIPLADQRQAFVDAEDIAAVAVEALTGDGHHGATYEVTGPDALTFGEAVAIIAKVTDRDISYQGTPEAYLATPGADQAMLNYFTNQLTLGDSTPTDTVERLTGRRAIPFAEYAAAAAKTGVWTP; encoded by the coding sequence ATGACTGTTCTCGTACTCGGTTCCACCGGATCGACCGGACGACGCGTCACCCGTCAACTGCGCGATCGTGGCCTCACGGTCCGCGCCGCGTCCCGGCACGGCGACGTCGCGTTCGACTGGACCCGCCCGGAGAGCTGGGCCGCGGCCGTCGAGGGCGTCTCCGCGATCTACGTGATGGCGCCCGACGGTGTCCCGGTCAAACCCGCGTTCCTGGACCAGGCGGTCGCCGCGGGCGTCGAACGGCTCGTCCTGCTCTCGACGATGCACCCCGAGGAGATCGGCGACCACCGCCTCGTCGCCGCCGAGTCCGCGGTCCGCGCCGCCGGTACGAGCTGGACCGTCGTCCGCGCGCACTGGTTCGACCAGAACTTCGACGAGGGCTTCTTCCAGCCCGCGATCCAGGCCGGCGAGCTCGTCATCCCCCTCGCCGACCAACGCCAGGCCTTCGTCGACGCCGAAGACATCGCCGCCGTCGCCGTCGAAGCCCTCACCGGCGACGGCCACCACGGCGCGACGTACGAGGTGACCGGCCCCGACGCCCTCACCTTTGGAGAGGCGGTCGCCATCATCGCCAAGGTGACGGACCGTGACATCAGCTACCAGGGGACACCAGAGGCATACCTGGCCACTCCGGGCGCCGACCAGGCCATGCTCAACTACTTCACCAACCAGCTGACCCTCGGCGACTCGACCCCCACCGACACCGTCGAACGCCTCACCGGCCGCCGCGCCATCCCCTTCGCCGAGTACGCCGCGGCCGCCGCGAAGACCGGCGTCTGGACCCCGTAG
- a CDS encoding helix-turn-helix domain-containing protein: protein MRLREIRKDAGLTGRALAAATGWHFTRISKIENGAQSPTDQDLRTWCGFCAAEEQVPDLIAQARAVESMYLEFKRQARAGLKQFMLAPVPLYERTERFRIYEHHAVPGLFQTAEYMRAMLKFWFGFLDTRNDMDEAVEARMVRQGVLYQSSKTFSVVLEEAALSTRFGGSETLAGQLDRLLSVMSLPNVSIGIVPRNAERDVIGQAGFWIFDDKLVSLETPTASIEVTQPQEVSLYARMFDHLRRPALYGRDARRIIVGLQNELSGSNQ, encoded by the coding sequence TTGCGCCTGCGGGAGATACGGAAGGACGCCGGGCTGACCGGTCGTGCGCTGGCAGCCGCGACCGGTTGGCACTTCACGCGCATCTCGAAGATAGAGAACGGGGCGCAGAGCCCCACCGACCAGGACCTTCGCACGTGGTGCGGCTTCTGTGCTGCCGAGGAGCAGGTGCCGGACCTCATCGCTCAGGCGCGGGCGGTCGAGTCGATGTACCTGGAGTTCAAGCGGCAGGCTCGCGCAGGCTTGAAGCAGTTCATGCTCGCGCCGGTGCCGTTGTACGAGCGAACCGAGCGATTCCGCATCTACGAACACCACGCCGTCCCGGGTCTCTTCCAGACCGCGGAGTACATGCGGGCGATGCTCAAGTTCTGGTTCGGCTTCCTCGACACACGAAACGACATGGACGAGGCAGTCGAGGCGCGCATGGTCCGCCAGGGGGTCCTCTACCAGAGCAGCAAGACCTTCTCGGTCGTACTCGAGGAGGCAGCGCTCTCTACCCGCTTCGGCGGTTCCGAGACGCTTGCTGGGCAGCTGGACCGGCTGCTGTCGGTGATGAGTCTGCCGAACGTGTCCATCGGCATCGTGCCGAGGAACGCCGAGCGCGACGTGATCGGGCAGGCGGGCTTCTGGATCTTCGACGACAAGCTCGTCAGTCTGGAGACCCCGACAGCGAGTATCGAGGTCACCCAACCTCAAGAGGTCTCGCTCTATGCGCGGATGTTCGATCATCTGCGACGGCCGGCACTCTACGGACGAGACGCCCGAAGAATCATCGTCGGTCTCCAGAACGAACTCTCGGGGAGCAACCAATAG
- a CDS encoding HNH endonuclease, whose amino-acid sequence MSGVIVLNASYEQLHVVSIQHAIRMLVREVAVVEEAHDGAHIGPFPLPRVLRLVRYVVTKWRYATGRLQYTRAGVLKRDKYTCAYCGRRGATTMDHVVPRSRGGRGEWLNAVAAHASCNEKKGCRTPEEAGMPLLWQPWIPSRAEIAL is encoded by the coding sequence ATGAGCGGTGTGATCGTGCTCAACGCCTCGTACGAACAGCTGCATGTCGTGTCGATCCAGCACGCCATCCGGATGCTCGTCCGCGAGGTCGCCGTCGTCGAGGAAGCGCACGACGGCGCCCACATCGGTCCGTTTCCTCTGCCCCGGGTACTCCGCCTGGTCCGCTACGTCGTGACCAAGTGGCGGTACGCCACCGGCCGCCTGCAGTACACGCGGGCCGGTGTCCTGAAGCGGGACAAGTACACCTGCGCGTACTGCGGCCGGCGCGGCGCGACCACCATGGACCACGTCGTACCGCGGTCCCGTGGCGGACGCGGCGAGTGGCTGAACGCGGTGGCGGCGCACGCCTCCTGCAACGAGAAGAAGGGCTGCCGTACGCCCGAAGAGGCGGGGATGCCGCTGCTGTGGCAGCCGTGGATCCCCTCCCGTGCGGAGATAGCACTCTGA
- a CDS encoding FAD-binding oxidoreductase, whose product MSSLVARLTAALGVNAVVTDPDVLDSHRNDEATFCAAGVPAVLVRPGSTAEVQEVMRAATEYGVPVVTQGARTGLSGAANAIDGCIVLSTARLNQVLEVSVADQVAVVQPGVVNADLSRAVLAEGLFYPPDPSSWEMSTVGGNIATNAGGLCCVKYGVTGDFVRGLEVVLASGEVVRTGRRTVKGVAGYDLTRLIVGSEGTLGVVTEATLALRPAPEAALTAAATFLSIEDGIAAAAAVMASGLRPSLLEFLDGPTAQAIQNYRDMGLPANVGSLLLAQSDRGPRAAEDVAAIAAICASHGAVDVAEASDAAESAMLLEARRLVHHALEPLGTTLIDDVAVPRSRLVDLLTGVGAIGKQYDVLICCPGHVGDGNMHPTVVFDRDDPAAEARALEAFGAVMDLGLSLGGTITGEHGVGKLKRQWLAQELGPVGLRLQREVKAVFDPDNLLNPDKLFL is encoded by the coding sequence ATGAGCTCGCTCGTTGCCCGGCTGACGGCCGCGCTCGGGGTGAACGCGGTCGTCACCGACCCCGACGTACTGGACAGCCATCGCAACGACGAAGCGACCTTCTGCGCCGCCGGCGTACCGGCCGTACTGGTCCGCCCCGGCTCGACGGCCGAGGTGCAGGAGGTGATGCGCGCGGCCACGGAGTACGGCGTCCCCGTGGTCACGCAGGGCGCCCGGACCGGGTTGTCGGGTGCCGCGAACGCGATCGACGGGTGCATCGTGCTGTCGACGGCCCGGTTGAACCAGGTGCTCGAGGTGTCCGTGGCGGACCAGGTCGCCGTGGTCCAGCCGGGCGTGGTGAACGCGGACCTGTCCCGCGCGGTCCTGGCCGAGGGGTTGTTCTACCCGCCGGATCCGTCGTCGTGGGAGATGTCCACGGTCGGCGGCAACATCGCCACCAACGCGGGCGGGCTGTGCTGCGTGAAGTACGGCGTCACCGGTGACTTCGTCCGCGGGCTGGAAGTGGTCCTGGCGTCCGGCGAGGTGGTCCGGACCGGGCGGCGTACGGTGAAGGGCGTGGCCGGGTACGACCTGACCCGGCTGATCGTCGGTTCCGAGGGGACGCTCGGCGTCGTCACGGAGGCGACGCTCGCTCTGCGTCCGGCCCCGGAGGCGGCGTTGACCGCGGCGGCGACCTTCCTCTCGATCGAGGACGGCATCGCTGCAGCGGCCGCGGTGATGGCTTCTGGGTTGCGGCCGTCGTTGCTGGAGTTCCTGGACGGTCCGACCGCCCAGGCGATCCAGAACTACCGCGACATGGGTCTTCCGGCGAACGTCGGATCGTTGCTGCTGGCCCAGTCCGATCGCGGTCCGCGAGCTGCCGAGGACGTGGCCGCGATCGCCGCGATCTGCGCCTCCCATGGTGCGGTGGACGTGGCCGAGGCGTCCGACGCGGCGGAGTCGGCGATGTTGCTCGAGGCCCGCCGACTGGTCCACCACGCGCTCGAACCCCTCGGCACGACGCTGATCGACGACGTCGCGGTGCCGCGGAGTCGCCTGGTCGACCTGCTCACCGGAGTGGGTGCGATCGGCAAACAGTACGACGTGCTGATTTGTTGCCCAGGGCACGTAGGTGACGGCAACATGCATCCCACCGTCGTCTTCGACCGCGACGACCCGGCCGCCGAGGCGCGTGCCCTGGAAGCGTTCGGCGCGGTGATGGACCTCGGCCTCTCCCTCGGCGGAACCATCACCGGCGAACACGGCGTCGGCAAGCTCAAACGTCAGTGGCTCGCCCAGGAGCTCGGTCCGGTCGGCCTGCGCCTGCAGCGCGAGGTGAAGGCGGTCTTCGACCCGGACAACCTGCTGAACCCGGACAAGCTCTTCCTCTAG
- a CDS encoding IS256 family transposase, whose product MMADVEHAEEPGPGSGLDGLDEQLVEQLVGQARAGGLQLTGEGGLLQQLTKRVLESALEGEITDHLGYDKHDPAGRGTGNSRNGVRSKTVLTDVGEVEIDVPRDREASFEPRIVAKRQKRLSGVDEMVISLSAKGLTTGEISAHLGEVYGARVSRQTISTITDKVVEGMVEWQNRPLDPVYPVVFIDAIHVKVRDGQVSNRPIYVALAVTCEGHRDILGLWAGDGGEGAKYWLHVLTELKNRGVADVLMVVCDGLAGLPDAIGTVWPRAITQTCIVHLLRNSFRYAGRQHWAAIAKALKPVYTAPTEAGAKERFAEFTEAWGGRYPAIVRLWDNAWAEFVPFLAFDPEIRRVICSTNAIESVNARIRRAVKARGHFPNEQAALKCVYLAIMSLDPTGNGRKRWTMRWKPALNAFDIAFEGRLTTGRN is encoded by the coding sequence ATGATGGCTGACGTGGAGCATGCTGAGGAGCCGGGGCCTGGGTCGGGGCTGGATGGTCTGGATGAGCAACTGGTCGAGCAGTTGGTGGGACAGGCCCGGGCCGGCGGGCTGCAGTTGACCGGTGAGGGCGGGCTGTTGCAGCAGCTGACCAAGCGGGTGCTGGAATCCGCGCTCGAGGGCGAGATCACCGATCACCTGGGCTATGACAAGCACGATCCGGCCGGCCGCGGGACGGGCAATTCGCGCAATGGTGTGCGTTCGAAGACGGTGCTGACCGATGTTGGCGAGGTCGAGATCGATGTGCCGCGTGATCGTGAGGCGTCGTTCGAGCCGAGGATCGTGGCGAAGCGGCAGAAGCGGTTGTCGGGGGTGGACGAGATGGTGATCTCGTTGTCGGCCAAAGGTCTGACTACCGGTGAGATCTCGGCGCATCTGGGCGAGGTGTATGGGGCGCGGGTGTCGCGGCAGACGATCTCCACGATCACCGACAAGGTGGTCGAGGGCATGGTCGAGTGGCAGAACCGGCCCCTGGACCCGGTGTATCCGGTGGTGTTCATCGACGCGATCCACGTCAAGGTCCGCGATGGGCAGGTGTCGAACCGGCCGATCTATGTGGCGTTGGCGGTGACTTGTGAGGGTCACCGCGACATTCTCGGGTTGTGGGCAGGTGACGGCGGCGAGGGCGCGAAGTACTGGCTGCATGTGCTGACCGAGCTCAAGAACCGCGGCGTCGCGGATGTTTTGATGGTGGTGTGTGACGGGCTGGCCGGGTTGCCGGACGCGATCGGCACCGTGTGGCCGCGGGCGATCACCCAGACCTGCATCGTGCACCTGCTCCGCAACAGTTTCCGCTACGCCGGCCGGCAGCACTGGGCCGCGATCGCAAAGGCGCTCAAGCCGGTCTACACAGCACCGACCGAGGCCGGCGCCAAGGAACGGTTCGCCGAGTTCACCGAGGCCTGGGGCGGGCGCTACCCGGCGATCGTCAGGTTGTGGGACAACGCCTGGGCCGAGTTCGTTCCATTCCTGGCCTTCGATCCCGAGATCCGCCGGGTGATCTGCTCGACCAACGCGATCGAGTCCGTGAACGCCCGGATCCGACGCGCGGTCAAGGCCCGCGGCCACTTCCCCAACGAGCAAGCCGCACTCAAGTGCGTCTACCTCGCGATCATGAGCCTGGACCCGACCGGCAACGGCCGCAAACGCTGGACCATGCGCTGGAAACCCGCACTCAACGCCTTCGATATCGCCTTCGAGGGCCGGCTCACCACTGGCCGTAACTAA
- a CDS encoding zeta toxin family protein has translation MSFLRSRLSERDIQQIFDREIAPRLMAGVGRPEQPWLLFVFGQPGSGKTTAQRQVLERIGPVGAVIADTDSLKSYHPGYADLLVKDDQTAALVVARASNAWTRMAIDLAERHRVHLIREGSYAPRNEATRFAAAGYTVEADVMAVPAAISRLSVLLRYQLMRDELGFGRLVRTGTHDRVFESLPRILADNDHRKFIPQVRLHRWGGETIYADRLDANGEWQDPTAARAVLETERNRELTAADATWFTEQFNALSRSLPPNLRAQLPQIAALARPLGIDLANTPTPDQRTRSTPHAVKHTKGSTPAAPKPASTARFISAGLAPAHLATTTPSPGTEQAGEKPLRSSPATIPTQTRTGATIDPPTR, from the coding sequence ATGTCGTTCCTGCGCTCGCGGCTGTCGGAGCGCGATATCCAACAGATCTTCGATCGGGAGATCGCGCCGCGGCTGATGGCCGGGGTCGGTCGCCCTGAACAGCCCTGGCTGCTGTTCGTGTTCGGTCAGCCCGGTTCCGGCAAGACGACGGCTCAGCGTCAGGTCCTCGAGCGGATCGGGCCGGTCGGTGCGGTGATCGCGGACACCGACTCGCTCAAGTCCTATCACCCCGGATACGCCGACCTGTTGGTCAAGGACGACCAGACCGCGGCGCTCGTGGTCGCGCGAGCCTCCAATGCCTGGACGAGGATGGCGATCGATCTGGCCGAGCGGCACCGCGTACACCTCATCCGTGAGGGCAGCTACGCGCCCCGGAACGAGGCGACGCGTTTCGCCGCCGCCGGGTACACCGTTGAGGCCGACGTGATGGCTGTTCCGGCGGCGATCAGCAGGCTGAGCGTGCTGCTGCGCTATCAGCTGATGCGCGACGAGCTGGGTTTCGGCCGACTGGTACGAACCGGGACCCACGATCGCGTGTTCGAAAGCCTGCCGCGGATCCTGGCCGACAACGACCATCGCAAGTTCATTCCACAGGTGCGGCTGCACCGCTGGGGCGGCGAGACCATCTACGCTGATCGGCTTGACGCCAACGGTGAGTGGCAGGACCCCACGGCCGCCCGCGCTGTGCTGGAGACCGAGCGAAACCGCGAGCTGACTGCGGCCGACGCCACCTGGTTCACCGAACAGTTCAACGCCCTCAGCCGCTCCCTACCACCAAACCTCCGCGCACAACTGCCTCAGATCGCCGCGCTGGCCCGCCCACTCGGAATCGATCTGGCCAACACCCCGACGCCCGATCAACGCACTCGCAGCACGCCGCACGCCGTCAAGCACACCAAAGGGTCCACGCCGGCAGCACCGAAGCCGGCATCAACAGCGAGGTTCATCAGCGCCGGGCTCGCACCAGCCCACCTCGCCACCACCACGCCCAGCCCAGGCACCGAGCAGGCCGGCGAGAAACCACTGAGAAGCAGTCCAGCAACTATCCCCACGCAGACACGAACCGGCGCAACCATCGATCCACCGACGAGATGA
- a CDS encoding DUF2088 domain-containing protein — translation MSWGPFEAIRDLRPDGVLPQVTPIRRLLPDLPSEPDPYAAGLAALAPLAAAVRPGQRIAVTAGSRGIHDLVPVVKAAVDWVKSVGAEPFVVPAMGSHGGATADGQRDMLAGLGVTPESVGCPVEATMETVVVGHLEDGTPVHHDALAAKADGVLLVNRIKPHTDFHGPVESGLAKILAIGLGNHAGAAALHAGGIPALGAAIEAAARMVVAQGKILGGLAILENALEKTAAVELVTADGIAGVAENALLQRAGSLLGRLPFDELDVLVVDEMGKNKSGTGMDTNVIGRCWVHGIEEFESPSIAAITVHRLSAESHGNASGLGLADVVPARILEQIDLRASYVNALTSGAGGARRSRLPMVLADDLAAVTAAAAMSGRRDWAGLRLARIRDTLSPHELLVSPALLAEAAERFDLEITGTAHDLTDASGSLRSWGEA, via the coding sequence ATGTCCTGGGGGCCGTTCGAGGCGATCCGTGACCTGCGGCCGGACGGTGTCCTGCCGCAGGTCACCCCGATCCGCCGGCTGCTCCCCGACCTGCCGTCCGAGCCCGACCCGTACGCCGCCGGACTGGCCGCCCTCGCTCCGTTGGCGGCGGCCGTCCGGCCCGGGCAGCGGATCGCGGTCACGGCCGGGAGCCGCGGCATCCACGACCTGGTACCGGTGGTCAAGGCGGCCGTGGACTGGGTGAAGTCGGTCGGCGCGGAGCCGTTCGTGGTCCCGGCGATGGGGTCGCACGGCGGCGCGACCGCGGACGGCCAACGGGACATGCTGGCCGGCCTCGGGGTCACGCCCGAGTCCGTCGGCTGCCCGGTCGAGGCGACGATGGAGACCGTGGTCGTCGGCCACCTGGAGGACGGGACGCCGGTCCACCACGACGCGCTGGCGGCGAAGGCCGACGGCGTGCTGCTGGTCAACCGGATCAAGCCGCACACCGACTTCCACGGGCCGGTCGAGAGCGGGCTGGCCAAGATCCTCGCGATCGGGCTCGGCAACCACGCCGGCGCGGCCGCGTTGCACGCCGGCGGGATCCCCGCACTGGGAGCCGCGATCGAGGCGGCGGCCCGGATGGTGGTGGCCCAGGGCAAGATCCTGGGCGGGCTGGCGATCCTGGAGAACGCGCTGGAGAAGACGGCCGCGGTCGAGCTCGTCACCGCCGACGGGATCGCCGGGGTGGCCGAGAACGCCTTGCTGCAAAGGGCCGGCAGCTTGCTGGGCCGGCTGCCGTTCGACGAACTGGATGTGCTCGTCGTCGACGAGATGGGCAAGAACAAGTCCGGTACCGGGATGGACACGAATGTGATCGGCCGGTGCTGGGTGCACGGGATCGAGGAGTTCGAGTCGCCGTCGATCGCCGCGATCACGGTGCACCGGTTGTCCGCGGAGTCGCACGGGAACGCGTCCGGGCTCGGCCTGGCCGACGTGGTCCCGGCTCGGATCCTGGAGCAGATCGACCTGCGGGCGAGTTACGTGAACGCGCTGACCTCGGGAGCCGGGGGAGCGCGGCGGTCCCGGCTGCCGATGGTGCTGGCCGACGACCTGGCCGCGGTGACCGCGGCCGCGGCGATGAGTGGACGCCGGGACTGGGCCGGGCTGCGGCTGGCCCGGATCCGGGACACGCTGTCGCCGCACGAACTGCTGGTGTCGCCGGCACTGCTGGCCGAGGCGGCCGAGCGGTTCGACCTGGAGATCACCGGGACGGCCCACGACCTGACCGACGCGTCGGGCTCACTGAGAAGCTGGGGAGAGGCATGA
- a CDS encoding DUF6879 family protein: MEQITEQELTELTGSFQRSAVHLETRDAYGTEVELPYMAKWAAGEPDDLEWMQEWCRKMRSHVDAGRTVRRAKIVSEPLSDYQRWTQAIIGPMVDAGEDIRWVPRRLTSPICIPGNDYYLFDDERVVFLHYAGSGVNTSFTTTTDVAVVEMCSVAFKKVWALSVPHRDYKPV; encoded by the coding sequence GTGGAACAGATCACCGAGCAGGAGTTGACGGAACTGACCGGCAGCTTCCAGCGCAGTGCCGTTCATCTTGAGACTCGGGATGCTTACGGCACCGAGGTCGAACTGCCGTACATGGCCAAGTGGGCGGCAGGTGAACCTGACGACCTCGAGTGGATGCAGGAGTGGTGCCGGAAGATGCGGAGCCATGTTGATGCCGGTCGGACTGTACGAAGGGCGAAGATCGTCTCGGAACCGCTGAGCGACTACCAGCGGTGGACCCAGGCGATCATCGGCCCGATGGTGGACGCAGGCGAGGACATTCGGTGGGTGCCTCGCAGGCTGACCTCACCGATCTGCATCCCCGGCAACGACTACTACCTGTTCGACGACGAGCGAGTGGTCTTCCTCCATTACGCCGGATCCGGCGTGAACACTTCGTTCACGACGACCACCGATGTGGCCGTTGTCGAGATGTGTTCTGTGGCCTTCAAGAAGGTCTGGGCACTGTCAGTCCCGCACCGTGACTACAAGCCCGTCTGA